The Lolium rigidum isolate FL_2022 chromosome 2, APGP_CSIRO_Lrig_0.1, whole genome shotgun sequence genomic interval CGATCCGAGGGCCACAATATTTTGGTAGGGCAAATAATTATCTTTCTTCCAGAAAGAAATATATTTATTTTGAAAGAAGGCACAGATTGTCGAGTTAGACTTTAAGAAAGGAAAATGCAGTTTTTATGAGTGTACATTTTTTTAGCcgaagctacatgtagctcgtctTTCTAAAACTTTGAAAACGGCATTTAaagttaaaaaaaactaaaattaaaaGTATTTAGGtatgtacaaaaatgacaaaatttgaCAGATTTCACAACTAAATATGTTGTCATTTTTTGCACAACCCAAAATGTAAGATATCCCGGGCTAAAATTTTGCATGTGCATAGAACACAACATTTTCTATATCTTGACTTGTTTTCAGGTTTATTCTCAACTTAAAATGCCgtttttgaatatttcaaaaagGGCTATATGACGATTTAGATGAAAATCCTCCATTATTTGTGGTAAACGTGGTGTTTTTTGTTCCATGTACATTAGAAGTGATGCGTGTTTGTTACTGGAGGCGGTGGTGATGTAAAAAAAAGTTCCTTTACGAAAAATATAACAATATACTGTTGTGCACAATAGATATTATTTTAAGAATGCTAAAGATAAACTTAAATGTGTATTCTAAACCTCATATGCTCTAGTTCCTTATATATACGTTAaagatcttgtgcttgatgtttcGAACCTGGAAGATGATTCGTATTTGAAACTCTTGCTATAATAATTTTATAAAATTTAACAAATGGATCGTGTATAAGAAAGTTACTTCCTCAAGTTAAACAGAAAGAGTTGTGTAGTTAAGCGGCAGCCTCTTTTAAGCGTCAGCACTAGCTTATTCGCGACTTTGAATCCTCATCCTAGCAACTAAAATTTTATGTGTACAGCCTCATTTTTCTTTCTAGTATTATCGGATGAAATAGCACAACGTGCTGATATGCAACAAAGAATGTTGCCTGGTCTTGTGGCTATAGCGGTCTGGAATCAGCCTCCGGTCTTGAGGTTGACTCCTCCTTCTCGCAAACCATTTTATTTGCTTCTCTAGTCGCTGATAGCTAGGACCCACATGAGATTCGGCAGATAAAATTTTTAGGGGTTTTTCTACAAAAACTACAAATACCACATGTCAGTTTTTAATTGATTGAGAACCAAATTTTCACATCATTTTACAAGTTGTAGGATGTTGCTGCAGGTTTTGCAAGATCTAGGATTAAACCTTCACATCGTGCACAAGTTGTAGGACCAGAGGTGTAATTAGCTCGCTTTCAAACCTCACCGTGGTCAAATGGCAAACCTCGAGCCCCGAGGCGAATTCAGTGCATTGGCCAGCACTGCACGTCCCCCTCGACGCCACTCGGCATTAACGCATCCATAACGTTGAGCCACCCACCTAGAACTTGCCTCATTTGATCTTCATACCCGACCGTGTGCCGCATCTCCAACGAGCGGATCCAAGTTCGTTTGCGTAGGTTCAAATTCTTGAAATTGACTACGCGCCCATTTGCATTTAGGTGTTTCCAGTGGTCCGACGCATAAAATAAGTGATTTTTTCATTCATTAAAAAGTCATAATTTACATAAttataaaaatgcataaaaaattaaaaataaaaaacgaTAGGCTAAAACCTAGCCATGGACTACTGCTCGTCGTCGCCGACGAGGTCGATGATTTCCGGCATCCACCATGGCAGTTGGTagacgggcggcggaggaggaaggggagccTTTGGTGACGGCAAGAACGGATCCCAGGCCGGGGATGGAGCAAGAGACGACGCGTGCGTGCGGGTCGTGTCGGCATGGACGCCGAGGTTGTCCCACATaggaggagacagcagcggccccCGCGTCAGCCAAGATTCACGAAGTTGGACGCCGAGGTTGTCCCAAATAGCGAGCTGGTCAAGCTCGTTGTTGGCCAGGccgatggcaatggcctcctcctcgttgATGCTCGGGCGGCTAAGTCTCCGGATCATAGGCCGGGCTGCCGTCGCCGTTGTTGTTGGCTCCGAGGATGTGAACGTCGTTCGCTTCCANNNNNNNNNNNNNNNNNNNNNNNNNNNNNNNNNNNNNNNNNNNNNNNNNNNNNNNNNNNNNNNNNNNNNNNNNNNNNNNNNNNNNNNNNNNNNNNNNNNNGtgaggaaagttctaaggttgtgttgtctttgttgccactagggataaaacattggcgctatgtcagggatgtagttgttgattacattacgcaccatacttaatgcaattgtgctgttgcttagcaacttaatgcttggaggggttcggatgataacctgaaggtggactttttaggcatagatgcggttggatggcggtctatgtactttgtcgtaatgcccaattaaatctcactatacttatcatgtcatgtatgtgcattgttatgccctctctattgtcAATTGCctgttgtaatttgttcacccaacatgcttttatcttatgggagagacacctctagtgagctgtggaccccggtccattctttaatcttgaaatacaaatctgctttgcaatacttgtttttactattttctctgcaaacaatcatcttccacacaatacggttaatcctttgttacggcaagccggtgagattgacaacctcaactttatttcgttggggcaaagtactttagttgtgttgtcacgggttccacgttagcgccggaatctactggtgttgcgccgcactacatccgctcgccatcaaccttcaacgtgcttcttggctccctcctggttcgataaaccttggtttcttttacgaggaaaacttcttgctgtgcgcatcagcatctccagtcgcgtcccccaaaccgtccccaaaagggatttggggcgcgcctgaCATAAAAATGTTCCCagtcgcgcgccccaaaggccttttttttgtccggcgcggcccaatacggtgtccggcgtcccgagcccgtccccgctacacaggggacgctccgggcacgccggacacaacgaaatgagaggcgaggaggcgcaggcccgacgcgtcagcggctcggatgcTCAACCGTCGCCTATGTAGCGACGGTGTAGTttccgggaagcggaaccgtcgcattggcaaccgcgtcgaccgacgcgccaaccgccagaatggagcgcggactcctcggaagagcaaccgccgctctcttcgacttctgcgccgacgttcatccgcgctcaataagacccgtacgtaggcgctttcggatcttcaatcggccgccattcatccaagcttccatccgacacctccagcgacgatgagctacacctcacagcttccatccgacacctccagcgagggcaagTCTAATGGAtttcgccattggtgggacaaaacCCGGACGCCCAGCAACGGCGACGATTCCCTGCCGGCActtgacagcgaggaggaatggctgggcgtggaggaggacgaggaggaggaagggtcagaggaggcggcggcccgtgcgaaggcggaggcggacgcgaaagcgaaggccaaggccaagacgcagccggcgagcaccggcgacaacgaggaggacactagttcctccgatgggtcggccgacaccgcctcttcggaagaggtgactagcaggaagcgccaccgtgatgacaacgacgaggcggggccatcatcaaagaagaagatgaaatagtttaaaataatttatatgtaatttcattatgttttttcgaagttttatatgtaatttgttcatgttgaaccgatttgaatattagtagagttttcttctatctatttaaattatttttaatgtttgggagcggcgtttgggggacgcgactggggagcgacgtcccccaaacgctcgatccggtgcgctttaggggacggtttgggggacacgactgaagatgctctaacatcGTCCAATCTTGCAGCAACTCCGTCCATCCAAGATAGCAACGCCAGAAACCGCCAGTAGCAATGCCCAACGCTTAAGGTAGCAAAGCTGGCCTACACTGGTAGCAACATCAGAGGCCTAaggtagcaaaaaaaaaagagaaaaggatgGGGCCCACACACGTGGAGCTGTGTCTCTCTCAACTTTCCGGATCCGCGCGATGCTCGTATCCGACAGCAACACACCAGGAGTTTGCGAAGCTGGGATCCCGGGAACCGAACTGAAACTGAAAACCGAACCAAAAAAAACCTAACCGTAACCAAATTATGATTATTTTCAGTTTTTAGTTAGGTTACCATTAGCAAAAGAGCTAACCATTAGAGGTGCAGTTATTTCAGTTTAAAACCGAATTAAAACTGTTAACCGAATGAAAACCGAACATTGCCATCCATACATAGAATTCCATGTCCGGCCCAACCCAACTATGCATATAACTGTTATATAGGGCGACAAGTGCAATGGTTAAAATGAAAATTGTTTTATCATACTAGTTTGGACGTGCATCTTAATATTTTGACGTACAGGTTACACGTTTAAAACTTGATTCGCTGCATTTTTTATTTTTGCGGAAACTGAACCACTTTTTAGTTTTAGCCTGTTACGATAGACTCAATTCAGTCATACCAAATACAAAACTGAAAatatttgaccataaaaattacgTGTTATTACaaaattcgcgtcaactttggttaatttggttattaccgaaacctaaCTGAACTTgaatggttattaccgaaaccgaaccatATTTTCGTACACAACCGTATTTACCGAATTATTAAAACCGTATTACCATCAAACAGTATAAACGAACCGAATTAACCAAATTAACCGAACTCTTCAGTTTGACAGATTCAGGCCCGAGCCAGAACCGCACGACAAATTAGCAAAGAGCCCGTGTCAAGCTGCGAAGACTGGCCCGGAAGGCAGCCCCATTAGAGCATCATCTCGTATTTTATATCACATGCGACTATGCGAGTATTTTACATCACCATGTTTTTGCTCTTTTTGCTGTTTTTACATTACTTGTTTTtgctcttttttctgtttttaccCTGAACTTCGAATTTTGGCAAAACCTCATGCCATTACAAGGTGTAAAGGGAAAGAGCTAAAGGATAGAAATAGAATTATCACAGCCACATCACTTAGCAAGACTGGAGATCACTTGTATATATTGACAAAGACCATGTATCACGTAACAGTTGCTTCCTGTGCATCACACACAGTGCCAAGCATCAGTGTTCTCCTAATCAGGCAAGCAAGCTGACTAATGTCTGTGGAAATTAGTCGTACGAAAGATTACAGTTCAATTTTAGTAGTCCACTCGACAGGCCACATCATACAAAAGAAGAACCTTCATAATAATACACagaaagaagcagcagcagcacaggGGCAACAATTAAGAGAGTACACATGCAGAGAAACATTGAAAATCACTTACTGTGCTACTTTACTTAGCAGTTGATACATCAGAACAGGTAAACCTAAATGGCTACTCCCAGATTTCAGTGGCCCGAAAAACACCTCGCCATTTTGCAGCAGCACATGGCTCTCACTAGATTGGCCCACAACTGAGGTTTCCCCTACACTTGTACAGTCATAACACTGAATAAAAAGTAAAAGAGGGAATGCTACTGCAACTCTTATGAAAGGCAACATGAAGAATAAACCAAAGGGCCTCAGGCCAAACTTTTGTTAGAAATAAGCAGCAGCAATACATGGCAATACTTCGAGAGTGCACAAGTTAACTACAGAGAACATGCTCCGCACGCTAAAAGAAAAACGTTATGCCAGCAGACCTCAGATAGCTGCAACGCGAGAAAGCCCACCGACCTCGAGGTCTCCACAATTTCCCTGGTAGCTGCGAAAACATGGTCACTTAAATCCCAAAAAATGTAAGTCAGATGATCCACACTGAATTAGTCAACAAAATCCCCAAAACTGTGAGAACTCATAATGCGAGAAGCTGCAACAAAAATAACATTATAGATGGGAGGTAAACCTACACAGGGGCTCAAGCAATCAATTTCGAGTGCATACAAGACCTTTTCATGAAAAATGGAAAATTTTGCAGAAAATATACATAGAAGAGAAAATAGAGCAACTTAGGGTCTATAAATATCGGAAGCATTTTCTTTGGTTAAAAGATATGCAAAATATGTATGAAGAAACCCATTGTAGTGCAGCCCAGACCATTATAGGTGAAAGGACAAAATTTAGCAGAGGCATACATTCGAGAGAGAATAGATAATGTGCAAGCATTTTGTTTCTTTTAAAAATGCAAAACCGAAAACAAACTTTTAGTGTAATTCAGAAGAAGATTTTAAATGGCAGATCCAGAATTGGAATAGCATTTAAGAATAAATTGTTAATATCCTCAAATTAACCTCTTTACAAAATTACAATTCAGACCATAACAAAAGAATCAGAACATTCTTTTGCCTTGTCTCCTCTATTGCACTTACATAGACCAGTTACTGCTACCTTTTGTGCATCTTGGTTCTTGCACTCCACGAATCCaagtaaaaataataattatgAGAAATTATCAGCAGCAAATTTCCAGATACTGAAATACAATTGTATCACATAGATCCTTAAGGAACATCGGAGAGATATTTTTCAAGAGCTGGAAACCATCATGCAAATATATCATCAACATGAGAGTGGCTTTTCAAATAAACTTGCAGAGGTGCCAAAGCATCATGTTCTACCTGAAAAACGAAAGTTCAGTGGTTCCTGACAAACCTTACTCTGAAGTAGCAATTGGGGCTAGGCAAGTGACCATTACCAACAGTCATAGAGCGAGTCATAAGAATGACAGGGTTCAAGCTACTATCAAGCGCCTTCTTCACCAGGAATGAACAGAACAAAGAGCGGGTATCAAAGCCAAGCAAGGCGGACAGTGGCTTCATAAGTTTCATCAACCTCATTAAATACCTAGAGACCTGAAGATAGGAGTCTTACCTTCCTATGTGGTGTTCTCTAAATGGACAGTAGCCTTAATACTAGATATCTTACATCAAGCATTGTCTACCTCTGCTACAAGAGGTGATCAGGTGCTGTGAGATAGCATTATCACAGCCTCTTGTCCATCCACTTAGTTAGTACCTCACATCACAGGGCCAAGCAACAATATTACCAAAGCAATGCATGAGTCAGTAACAGGCATGCAAGTTGACTAATGTCTACTGATACTAGGTCATAGAAAATATTAcataattatatcctacaagtccaTTTCACAGGCCACAGTATGTCAAAGTAGAAGAACCTAGACTCTACACGGTGGAGCAATTTCAGCATCGACCACATCACATGCCACAGCATGACCAACTAGCCATTTATGCTTCTCAGGAGCCGCAATTCAGCTCTAGAACCTGCAGAGCAAGCAGCGCCATCTCTGTCAAACCAATTTGTATTCTCTCATAGAAAAGCCAAATCTATATGATTCCAATAATGAACATTAAGTTTAATTAACCATTGAGCAGATTATACATAAATATCCAAAGCTGAATCATCCAGCAATTTTGGGCAAAACTAACATTACAACTGGAGAACAGCAATGCAAAAACAATTACTACTAGCACACCTTCGAACCTCTACAGTTGACATGTTCTCAAAGTTCTTTTGCTAGAGCAGAAACTATAAGATCAGTGACTCCATTAGAGGAAAAACTGAACTTCCTAGTTTGTGAAGTCAATCAAGGTTTATTTTGTGTATCATGGGCATATAAGAGGCTTACAAAGCAGAAATATATGGTATGTGACTCAAATGCATGATTTTTGAAAATGTAAGAACTGGACAGATTATTAAGCATATCCATGAGCTAGAAACCCAAAAATAATAGATCATGCATCATCTTATAGATCGAgtaacaaagaaaaaaaaaatacttcaCCTGTTCAACCACCATAGCACATCACCAGGTCTCGTGTGTTCACAATTTCAGATCCAACCATTTCCACCCAACTCCCCTTCCTAAAAGCAAAAGAAGGCCAATAAACCAAGGAAAATTCACAGAAAAGTTTAACTGGTGAGAAGGCATAGTTGCAAATAATTATAGATTATGTGGCATGAGCTGGGGAATGTAGCTTTTGtgaaaataataataaatgaagtgAGATGTATTAGCAggtgaaaggaagaacaaaaataATACTCCTTTAACAGACATGTTAAGACTGGTAGATGTTCAGAGAAAATGCATCTATCCAGAATTATTCACATTCAGCTGAAAAATTGTAGCAAGGAAAATATTTAATGGAAAAAGCTAGATGGTTTCACTATATTCTTTTAGTGTAGTTGTTGCTTGTTTCCACATGTTAGAAAAATCATGCTTTAACATTTAGCAGTTAGCACAAAACCACAGTTAGCATTTAGTAATCACTAGAAAACAAAGTAATAGCTATATTCGTGTTATTGCTTTAATGTAGCACACCAATAAACTTATAAATTACATCACTATAAGATCACCACTGGACCAACAAAGAAACAAACAACTAAATTTACACTTGTATGCCTACTCAATAATTAATCACGCAAACAATGCTACATTAATCATGTACCATTTGTGATCCAAAAGTAACTGGAACAAATCTCATCCAATAAAAAGAACTATTAGGATTTTGGTTGCTTGTTCAATGAAGATAGCGAGGTATTACCTGCAGTGTAGAAATTTGTGTAGGGGTAATGCATCTTGTTATCCCAGGAATTTCTTTTAGAAAATCTTGTAAACCGCATTGACTCAGGTTGAAGCATGAAGTCACCAAGATAGGTACCCAGAACAATCACATTTGACTCCTCATCATACCCCACCATTGTCGCCTTTTTGTAGTCATTATCCATTCTTTGTGGAAAGAGCACATCCAATTTAATGAATTTCTGCTGCAGCGCCCATCTCGCGATACCATAGGAGTTCCTTTTCCTCACCCATATATATATTCtcagttttgacagattcgcAAAGCAAAGGGCACTATCATCATCTGTCCGTAAGAGCTGAAAGGACCAGTAGTCGGCAGTCTGAGCACCTGGCGGCTTCTGAATCACACCAAGGGTTTGCCTTTCAATATCAAAGGCAAGGATATCACCTCCAGGAAACAACCAGTAAACTGAATTCCCAATGAGGATGCTGGGCCTTATAGATAACTCATCAGTAGTCGGCGTCGAGGCAATATTTCCCCATACACCAGACTTGGAATTGTAGAGAGAACCGAATGCATGCTTGTATCCGGTACAAACCAAAATCAATTTAAATGGACAAAAGAAGCAATCTCCGTGCACATGCTCATCTTCAGCATCAGCGCACAACACGGCGGCCTGAAAGGAATTCCCCAGTCTATTGTCCATACCCGATGGAAATGGCACGCGGTGCTGTTGGCCGGTGAGGGGATCCCACACGACAACCTCGCGCTCATTGCCATTGATCAGGACGGCGAGGCCGTGACGGCAGCCCATGAAGAACCACTGTTCATCGGGGCGGTTTCTCTGCGGCAGGGAAAAGCGGGCGTGAGGGATGCGGTCAGGCGAGTCCAGGGCGGCAGTGAAGAGCGCGGCAATATGGCCTGTGAAGAAGCCGAGCAGAGGAGGCTCACGGTGGTGTTTCCGGAAGCGTTTGAGAAATTGGGGGTCGGATAGGATGCTGCGCCAAAGCTTGCAGACGAGAGAGGCGCGCGGAAGGGAGGAGGGctgcggagggaggcggaggaggatctcctcCAGAAGGAACTCGTCGTCCAGCGGAGGCGCTGGCGCCAGCGAGTAACGGCGGCGGCTCATctgagctagggttagggtttctctGTAACAGCAGCTAGGGCCGCAGGAATCCCGGCGCGGGACCAGTGGACCACGCCCACCACCGCCGATACGGTCCACTCTTCCTACTCGGCCTCCCCGAGCTCCACCGGCGCGGGCACTGGCGACGTGCCGCTGCTGACGGCGGAAACGGCGCGACGCCGGAGAAGGGGTTGAAAGCGAGAGCGCAGCGGGCGGGGAGTCGCGGTGAGGGCGGAGGAGCGAGGTCTGTTGGGGCGGAGGCGCGACACTGCGACGGAGGGCGGCCGCCGTCTCGGCTGGGCAGGAGTACGGCCACGGCACGGGAGCGCGCTGGTAGGGGTGCAAACGGATTGTGAATCAGATCAGATACTGCTCATGCCATATCCTTTATCACATATAGTATATTTTTTGAGTTTTGGAATTCATAGCCAATATTGATCAGTTTTGGATTCAAATGCGATCGTGACGAATATTGATCGGTTTGAGATTCAAATATGGATATACTGAACTACGGATTCGAATCGAAAGTAAGATTAATTCGGaccagaaacagaaaaaaaaaagtcaaatatATGCGTCCATCGGTAGATTCCTCCTATAAATGTTCCAAGAGTACCCGGTGGAGGCTTCAAAAGGGCCAAATCCATCATATCCACCCGTTTTCACCACTACAGTAACGCTGCCCACCCACTTTTCACCCTGGCCGTCGGATCTGGTAATATTTTCCTCACTCTTTTGTCTTCCAAGCAGGtctatgacatgtgggaccgtctGTGTGTGGGGCCCAGCAGTCGGAGGCAGCCATCAGCGCTCGTCCGCGTCGCTCGTTTCATTCGTTGGTCTGCTGagaggtgaaaaccctagatcgagaTTGGGCCTCTCCTCCCCCAATCCCCGCCTCCTGGCTTCCTCCCAATCAGACGCCTCCTGGCTGCTGGAGccccgacggtggcggcggcgggaacGGAACAGGCGGCGGGAACGGAACGGAGCAGGGCAAGAACGGGCGGCGGCGTTTCGtctcttttctctctctccaTATTGGCCGCGGATCCGTCGGCCTTCAAGGGACGGAGATGGGCGGAGGCTGTCGAGCCGGCGACGGCAGGGAGGATGGCCGCGGTTGGGAGCGGCAGTGGCTTGCAGCGAGCGACGGGGACGCCTGGACGCGGCCGCAGCAGCGGTAGAGACCACCCGCCTCCACCTCGGATCCAGGTTTTCTTGCGTCTTCTCTCTGCCTGTCTCTTCCTCTCTCTGTCTATCTCTCTATGGTACGACGCGGTGTCGAGCGGGAGCAGCTGCTGGAGTGCGTCTGGAAGGTGGGCGGCGACGCAGAGGATGACCGACAACCGCGACGGAGGCGGACGAGACAACGGCGGTGGTGGCTTTGTCCTGTGTTTAACCCTTCTTTTGATTTTGCaggagagaggaagaggagggcggTGACAAGTGGGAAGAGCAAGAAGGTCTTGGGCACGGACAAGAAGCAGCGGAGGCGCGCAGAAAATAATCAACAGGGGCAACGGTGCTCCGCCTAGTGGAGTTGCAGGGAAGAGGAAGGGGCGGCGCTGGGTGGAGGAGGGGCTTGGTGCGGCACTGCCCAATAGTAGGAGCTGCGGCCATGGTAGGCTCAATCCCTGCTACCCTTCCGCTCTCCCTACTCCCCATCTGATGTATTTTGTCTTGTATTTTACCTTGTTTGCTGCCAAGTTAGATTGATCTAATAATTAGATTTGTCTGCTTGCTTGCTGGAGCAGACACGGGAGATGATGCTCATGGTGTTAAGTAGTCTAGCCTATTGTATAATTGTATGTATACGTGTATTGTACATGTACTGATCCTTATATAAAGTGGAAAGACGTGAGGGCTGCTCACCCCACGCAAAGCCCTAAACCATCTCTTTTATCTTGGTATGagagcacgccgccgccgccgcgagcctctCTCCGCGATGCGCGGTCGTAGATCCGATCGGAGCTTGCCTCCGCTCCTCTCTCACCGCGAGCCCCTCCTCGCGGCATCACCATGTCGTCGTCTGCTCTCACGACAACGGACATCGGTGCCCTCACCTCTTCATCGACGGCCTCAACTCCTGCCGCGATCACGCTCTCCGTCCCTGTTCGCCTTGACCACGGCAACTTTCTGCTGTGGAAGGGCCTCCTACTGCCCAACCTCTCCGGCGCCGATCTTCATGGGCATCTCGATGGGACCAAGcccgcgccggcgatggagatcACCACGGGGGAGGGAGACAAGGCGGTGACCGTCTCCAACCCCGCTTACCACCACTGGTGGACTCAGGACCAGAAGGTTCTGGGCTTCCTCCTCGGAGCCATGGAGCCGTCCATCTTGTGCC includes:
- the LOC124692545 gene encoding F-box/LRR-repeat/kelch-repeat protein At2g27520-like, encoding MSRRRYSLAPAPPLDDEFLLEEILLRLPPQPSSLPRASLVCKLWRSILSDPQFLKRFRKHHREPPLLGFFTGHIAALFTAALDSPDRIPHARFSLPQRNRPDEQWFFMGCRHGLAVLINGNEREVVVWDPLTGQQHRVPFPSGMDNRLGNSFQAAVLCADAEDEHVHGDCFFCPFKLILVCTGYKHAFGSLYNSKSGVWGNIASTPTTDELSIRPSILIGNSVYWLFPGGDILAFDIERQTLGVIQKPPGAQTADYWSFQLLRTDDDSALCFANLSKLRIYIWVRKRNSYGIARWALQQKFIKLDVLFPQRMDNDYKKATMVGYDEESNVIVLGTYLGDFMLQPESMRFTRFSKRNSWDNKMHYPYTNFYTAGRGVGWKWLDLKL